A genomic segment from Abyssibacter profundi encodes:
- a CDS encoding GNAT family N-acetyltransferase: MSESSTPATEPRRIHIRPARLADVQAIRRLGATAYAEQDNYTADQIAAQIRWFPDGHLVAEHDGEVVGYCASIRLPESRALAPHTWKSITGNGYGSTHDSDGDWLYGYEVMVDRSHRGHRLGQRLYTARRKLCVELGLKGIVFGGRLPGLARRQADYPSAEDYVAAVRAGDLRDQVMSFQLRNGFEPIGVLPGYDPTDRASLGYAVHLVWRNDQDQPKSRHAAYAPDRPASTVRIASVQYLQRAIDDWAGFERIVTYFVDTVADNRCDFVLFPEYFTVQLLSIENAALSPLESIRKLAEYAEPVRDLLQRLALRYNINIIGGSHPVLQPDGTLLNVAWICLRDGSVHEQPKIHPTPGERYWWQITGGDTVRAIDTDCGPIGVLICYDSEFPELTRHLVDQGANLLFVPFSTEERYGYLRVRYCSQARCIENQIYVATAGNVGNLPRYFNMDMHYAQSGIYTPCDFPFARDGIAADTTPNVEMIAFADVSLDALVQARKSGTVQNLKDRRHDLYSVRWGQGRAGTTRND, from the coding sequence ATGAGCGAGTCCTCCACGCCGGCGACCGAGCCGCGTCGCATCCATATCCGCCCTGCCCGCCTGGCTGACGTTCAGGCCATTCGCCGTTTGGGCGCAACGGCCTATGCGGAGCAGGACAACTACACGGCAGACCAGATCGCCGCCCAGATCCGGTGGTTTCCAGACGGACATCTGGTCGCCGAACACGACGGCGAGGTCGTGGGCTACTGCGCGAGCATCCGGCTGCCCGAAAGCCGGGCGCTGGCCCCGCATACCTGGAAGAGCATCACCGGCAACGGCTATGGCAGCACCCATGACAGCGACGGTGACTGGTTGTATGGCTACGAGGTGATGGTCGACCGCAGTCACCGGGGCCATCGCCTGGGGCAGCGCCTGTATACCGCGCGCCGCAAGCTGTGTGTGGAGCTGGGGCTGAAGGGCATTGTGTTTGGTGGACGCCTGCCGGGCCTGGCGCGCCGACAGGCGGATTACCCGTCGGCCGAGGACTATGTCGCCGCGGTTCGGGCCGGTGATCTGCGTGATCAGGTGATGAGTTTTCAGCTGCGCAACGGCTTCGAGCCCATTGGTGTGTTGCCGGGCTACGACCCCACCGACCGCGCATCGCTGGGTTACGCGGTGCATCTGGTCTGGCGCAATGACCAGGATCAGCCCAAGTCCCGACACGCGGCCTATGCGCCGGATCGGCCGGCGTCTACCGTGCGGATTGCCTCGGTGCAATACCTGCAACGCGCGATTGACGACTGGGCCGGTTTTGAACGCATTGTCACCTATTTTGTCGACACGGTCGCCGACAATCGCTGTGATTTCGTGCTTTTTCCGGAGTACTTCACGGTGCAGCTGTTGTCGATCGAGAATGCCGCGCTGTCGCCACTGGAGTCGATCCGCAAGCTCGCGGAGTACGCCGAGCCGGTGCGCGACCTGCTCCAGCGACTGGCCCTGCGCTACAACATCAACATCATTGGCGGCTCTCATCCGGTGCTGCAGCCCGACGGCACATTGCTGAACGTGGCCTGGATCTGCCTGCGCGATGGCTCCGTGCATGAGCAGCCAAAGATTCATCCCACACCCGGCGAGCGTTACTGGTGGCAGATCACCGGCGGCGATACGGTGCGCGCCATCGATACCGACTGCGGCCCCATCGGGGTGCTGATCTGCTACGACTCGGAGTTCCCCGAGTTGACCCGTCATCTGGTGGATCAGGGCGCGAATCTGCTGTTCGTGCCGTTCTCCACCGAAGAGCGCTACGGCTATTTGCGGGTGCGCTACTGCTCCCAGGCGCGTTGCATCGAAAACCAGATCTATGTGGCCACGGCCGGCAACGTCGGTAATTTGCCACGCTACTTCAACATGGACATGCATTACGCGCAGTCGGGCATTTACACGCCCTGCGACTTCCCATTTGCACGGGATGGCATCGCGGCCGATACGACGCCGAACGTGGAGATGATTGCCTTTGCGGATGTGTCGCTGGATGCGCTGGTTCAGGCGCGCAAATCGGGCACCGTGCAAAACCTCAAGGATCGCCGCCACGATTTGTACTCCGTGCGGTGGGGACAGGGGCGCGCAGGCACGACCCGCAACGACTGA
- a CDS encoding YqiJ family protein: MLEVIGQPGCEPFVVAILLMLALLMIEVLSAALGLGVSEAVEHLLPDALVDPAVEADVAPNNLGRALGWLHIGKVPLLMILVCFLTSFGLVGWVGQSLMHGISGYLLPPGLASPLAFLASLPPTRWAAGILVRLMPKDETSAVSLAGFIGATARVSLGDATIDRPAGAVLSDRHGQRHNIRVIPDVSGDTLSQGEHVLLVAQVKGALFRAIPVPNSALIDKE, encoded by the coding sequence ATGCTGGAGGTCATCGGACAGCCGGGCTGTGAACCATTCGTTGTCGCCATTCTCCTCATGCTCGCTCTGCTGATGATCGAAGTCCTCAGTGCGGCACTGGGGCTTGGTGTCAGTGAGGCTGTTGAGCATTTGCTGCCCGACGCGTTGGTGGACCCGGCCGTCGAGGCCGACGTCGCGCCAAACAATTTGGGTCGTGCCCTGGGCTGGCTGCACATCGGCAAGGTGCCTTTGTTGATGATTCTCGTCTGTTTTCTGACGAGTTTTGGCCTCGTGGGCTGGGTGGGGCAGTCGTTGATGCACGGCATCTCAGGCTACCTGCTGCCCCCAGGGCTGGCCTCTCCCCTCGCGTTCCTGGCGAGTTTGCCGCCGACGCGTTGGGCGGCGGGTATCTTGGTGAGATTGATGCCCAAGGATGAGACCAGTGCAGTTTCGCTTGCCGGTTTCATCGGTGCGACCGCACGGGTGTCACTGGGCGATGCGACCATCGACCGGCCAGCCGGTGCTGTCCTGAGCGACCGACATGGTCAACGACACAATATCCGCGTCATCCCTGATGTGTCTGGCGATACGTTGAGTCAGGGCGAGCATGTGTTGTTAGTTGCGCAAGTCAAAGGTGCCCTGTTTCGGGCCATACCCGTGCCGAATTCGGCACTCATAGACAAGGAGTGA
- a CDS encoding type 1 glutamine amidotransferase, whose protein sequence is MPFEGAGLISEWMAARGYAFERIALWDGDALPDPASLDLLVIMGGPMNVDEESAYPWLQAERRWLQSVLAGDVRVLGVCLGAQLIARALGARVFRGPVQEVGWFPVTRVAGVRHPVGDALPASFDAYHWHGDTFELPAGAVHLASSALYAQQAFAVGDRVVGLQCHLETTPASAQDIIDHTDFTPGPTIQSAEAMMADPARFAALRPILFDLLDRLSAC, encoded by the coding sequence GTGCCCTTTGAGGGGGCGGGGCTGATCAGCGAGTGGATGGCCGCACGGGGCTATGCGTTCGAGCGCATTGCCTTGTGGGATGGCGATGCGTTGCCCGACCCGGCCAGTCTGGATTTGCTGGTGATCATGGGTGGGCCGATGAATGTTGACGAGGAGTCGGCGTATCCCTGGCTGCAGGCCGAGAGGCGCTGGCTGCAGTCGGTGCTGGCCGGCGATGTCCGGGTGCTGGGCGTGTGTCTGGGTGCCCAGCTGATTGCCCGGGCCTTGGGTGCGCGTGTGTTTCGTGGGCCGGTACAAGAGGTGGGCTGGTTTCCGGTGACACGGGTCGCCGGTGTCCGGCATCCGGTGGGTGATGCGCTCCCGGCAAGCTTTGATGCCTACCACTGGCACGGCGATACGTTTGAGCTACCCGCCGGTGCGGTGCACCTGGCCAGCAGCGCGCTGTATGCGCAGCAGGCCTTCGCCGTGGGTGATCGCGTTGTGGGGCTGCAATGCCATTTGGAGACCACGCCTGCCAGCGCGCAGGACATCATCGACCATACGGATTTCACTCCGGGGCCGACGATTCAGTCTGCCGAGGCCATGATGGCGGACCCGGCGCGATTCGCCGCACTGCGCCCGATCCTCTTTGACCTGCTCGACCGCCTCAGCGCCTGCTGA
- a CDS encoding TerC family protein, which produces MTGLFEVDVLLALVTLTALEIVLGIDNIIFISILASRLPEHQQARARTVGLGAAMIMRVLLLLSLTWVMKLTAPLFAVLGHAVSGRDLILIGGGLFLLAKSTLEIHHKLEGEAEVTGKAKVAASFAGVIAQIMVLDLVFSLDSVITAIGMTHNVPVMVIAIVLAVGFMMVAAGAVSRFVDNHPTVKILALSFLILVGVALIGEGLHFHIPKGYIYFAMAFSVAVEMINLRIRKVHNPVRLHGRAPESE; this is translated from the coding sequence ATGACCGGATTGTTCGAAGTCGATGTCCTGCTTGCGCTGGTCACCTTGACCGCGCTTGAGATTGTCCTGGGTATCGACAACATCATCTTCATTTCGATCCTGGCCAGCCGTCTGCCCGAGCATCAGCAGGCGCGGGCGCGCACGGTCGGCCTGGGCGCCGCCATGATCATGCGGGTATTGCTGCTGTTGTCGCTGACCTGGGTCATGAAGCTCACCGCACCGTTGTTCGCCGTGCTGGGCCATGCGGTCTCGGGCCGCGATCTCATCCTGATCGGAGGCGGCCTATTCCTGCTTGCCAAGTCCACGTTGGAGATTCATCACAAGCTGGAGGGCGAGGCCGAGGTCACGGGCAAGGCCAAGGTCGCGGCCAGCTTTGCCGGCGTCATTGCCCAGATTATGGTGCTGGATCTCGTGTTCTCGCTGGATTCGGTCATCACCGCCATCGGCATGACACATAACGTGCCGGTCATGGTGATTGCCATCGTGCTGGCGGTGGGATTCATGATGGTGGCGGCCGGCGCGGTGTCCCGTTTCGTCGACAACCACCCCACGGTCAAGATTCTGGCCCTGTCGTTCCTGATTCTCGTGGGCGTCGCCCTGATTGGCGAAGGCCTGCATTTCCACATTCCCAAGGGTTACATCTACTTCGCGATGGCATTTTCGGTCGCGGTGGAGATGATCAACCTGCGTATTCGCAAGGTGCACAACCCCGTGCGGTTGCACGGCCGTGCCCCGGAGTCTGAATGA
- a CDS encoding glycosyltransferase family protein, protein MRIAYGVMGYGRGHAMRTGTVLPHLMKHHDVRVFAAADAYKVLAPRFPTTEIPLFRYHYGRDGRYSLRRTVGRNIKPIADLLFQLDGMQSLMNEFAHFRPDVVISDSEAWTLRAAEAMGIPRLSFDHVGIIAHCEPHFPWELRLAGARDAMGYRYLMGEPERILISSFYPATPKDARTRVIGPLMRDEVLGVTPTQGEHLLAYFNKGEHLFRPQVEEALRKSDRPVIVYGTERRGQDDNLLFKAPANAAFVRDLANAKAVIGTSGNQLAGEAIHFGKPILALPEDAFEQRLNAYMIERMGVGMRRSLSSLHVRDIEDFLAMSPFMRNNMDEHRRDGRAEAQQWLDTYIDELAGDRTRRSVGPAVNGWMAQTA, encoded by the coding sequence ATGCGAATTGCCTACGGCGTGATGGGGTATGGCCGCGGCCATGCCATGCGAACCGGGACCGTACTGCCCCACCTGATGAAGCATCACGACGTGCGCGTCTTTGCCGCGGCCGATGCCTACAAGGTGCTGGCACCGCGTTTCCCAACAACCGAGATCCCGCTGTTCCGGTATCACTACGGGCGCGACGGGCGGTACTCGCTGCGGCGCACGGTCGGTCGCAACATCAAGCCGATCGCGGACCTGCTGTTCCAGCTCGACGGCATGCAGTCGCTGATGAACGAGTTCGCGCATTTCCGCCCCGATGTCGTGATCTCCGACTCCGAGGCCTGGACGCTGCGGGCGGCCGAAGCCATGGGCATTCCGCGCCTGAGTTTCGATCATGTCGGCATCATTGCCCACTGCGAACCGCACTTCCCCTGGGAACTGCGCCTGGCCGGTGCGCGCGATGCGATGGGCTATCGCTATTTGATGGGTGAGCCGGAGCGCATCCTGATTTCCAGCTTCTATCCGGCCACACCCAAAGACGCACGCACGCGGGTCATCGGGCCGCTGATGCGGGATGAGGTCCTGGGCGTCACGCCCACGCAGGGCGAGCACCTGCTGGCCTATTTCAACAAAGGGGAGCACTTGTTCCGCCCCCAGGTGGAAGAAGCGCTGCGCAAGAGCGACCGGCCGGTGATCGTTTACGGCACCGAGCGACGGGGCCAGGACGACAATCTGCTCTTCAAGGCACCGGCCAATGCCGCATTCGTCCGTGACCTGGCCAATGCCAAGGCCGTCATTGGCACCTCCGGCAACCAGCTGGCCGGTGAGGCGATCCACTTCGGCAAGCCCATACTGGCCCTGCCGGAAGACGCCTTCGAACAACGGCTGAACGCCTACATGATCGAACGCATGGGCGTGGGGATGCGTCGCTCGCTGAGCAGCCTGCATGTCCGCGACATCGAGGATTTTCTCGCCATGTCACCGTTCATGCGCAACAACATGGACGAGCATCGTCGCGATGGCCGCGCCGAGGCCCAGCAGTGGCTGGACACCTACATCGATGAACTCGCCGGTGACCGCACCCGCCGCTCGGTCGGCCCCGCGGTCAACGGCTGGATGGCCCAGACCGCCTGA
- a CDS encoding DUF4382 domain-containing protein, with protein MTYRLLQRAAPLALLSLLLVACEGELQIRLTDAPIDDATAVNVRFTGVELLTEAGTAETYDFDEVRTINLLDLQGGRTVTLVSDDDVPGGTYSGIRLLIDAPSTGSESTITFSDGSEFPLVLSSAAGGSRSVSGSFTVEEDERLALTVDFDLRRSILEPTGTATAYRLAPRLRLVNDADVGTLTGRVAAAYLTDPDCDNGDDNSVGNTIYVFSGRNATVSDMDNAVDDAITFGAVELDDTSGEYSYTVGFLPAGNYTVALTCQGRLDDPVTQETIAFTSTTNVSIESGRTQTVDFD; from the coding sequence ATGACGTATCGCCTGCTGCAACGCGCCGCCCCCCTGGCGCTGCTCTCACTGCTGCTCGTGGCCTGCGAAGGCGAACTGCAAATCCGCCTAACCGACGCACCCATCGACGACGCCACGGCGGTCAATGTCCGCTTTACCGGCGTGGAGCTGCTCACCGAGGCCGGCACTGCAGAGACTTATGATTTCGACGAGGTCCGCACGATCAACCTGCTGGACCTGCAGGGTGGCCGGACGGTCACCCTGGTCTCGGATGATGACGTGCCCGGCGGCACCTACAGCGGCATCCGTCTGCTGATCGACGCGCCCAGCACCGGCTCGGAATCCACCATCACATTCTCCGATGGCAGCGAGTTCCCGCTGGTGCTCAGCTCGGCGGCCGGCGGCAGTCGCAGCGTGTCGGGTAGCTTCACCGTGGAGGAAGACGAACGTTTGGCACTGACCGTGGACTTCGACCTGCGCCGCTCCATCCTCGAACCCACTGGCACCGCGACGGCCTACCGCCTGGCACCGCGTTTGCGGCTGGTGAACGACGCCGACGTGGGCACGCTGACCGGCCGTGTCGCGGCCGCCTATCTGACCGACCCCGACTGCGACAACGGCGATGACAACAGCGTCGGCAACACGATTTACGTGTTCTCCGGCCGCAACGCCACCGTCAGCGACATGGACAACGCGGTGGACGACGCCATCACCTTCGGCGCTGTGGAACTGGATGACACCAGCGGCGAGTACAGCTACACCGTGGGCTTTCTACCGGCCGGCAACTACACCGTCGCCCTCACCTGCCAGGGCCGGCTAGATGACCCGGTGACCCAGGAGACCATCGCCTTCACCAGCACGACCAACGTCAGCATCGAATCGGGCCGCACGCAAACAGTGGATTTCGACTGA
- a CDS encoding flotillin family protein, which yields MLTGPLLIAAIILGALVALGLILMRLYKRASKDLAFVRTGFGGEKVIKDGGALVLPVFHEIRHVGMNTLRLEVRRANENALITADRMRVDCSAEFYVRVSPDEASIGVAAQTLAERTTNPQSLKELVEGKFVDALRAVAAGMKMTELHENRTTFVQEVKNSVAEDLAQNGLELESVSLTGLDQTGKEYFNPDNAFDAEGLTQLTRQIEEKKKVRNDIERENQVLIEQKNLETERQSLEIKRDSEYARFAQEQEVEMRRAQTDAMIKAEQAGRKRESEEAEIQAQRDVKVAREQAARDERSAKVAAERDVKIASQDAEIATSLKSQEESAAAAAADAKRAEAVKASEQVLTVQQVASAERAKAVRLVKAREDAEESAIGVTVAAEAEKAAAEDQAEAVRIEARAQADAIRTRAEADEKRLAVEAEGVRLLNDARNILGSELIGLDVKLAMINRLPEIIAEQVKPLQAIDGIKIMDVRGLNGTAGGAAPSGAATPGSGNLANDMVNAALAYRAQSPLLDALVKELGLKDLAQLAQAVPTGEELAEGDEADAGEAPPGQRLETDE from the coding sequence ATGCTGACCGGCCCGCTGCTGATTGCCGCGATCATTCTGGGTGCCCTGGTGGCGCTTGGGCTGATCCTGATGCGACTGTACAAACGAGCCTCCAAGGATTTGGCCTTCGTTCGAACCGGATTTGGTGGCGAGAAAGTCATCAAGGACGGAGGGGCCCTGGTCCTCCCGGTCTTTCACGAGATCCGCCACGTCGGGATGAATACCCTGCGGCTGGAGGTCAGGCGGGCAAATGAGAACGCGCTGATCACGGCTGATCGCATGCGTGTTGATTGCTCGGCGGAATTCTATGTTCGGGTATCACCGGACGAGGCGTCCATCGGTGTTGCCGCGCAGACGCTGGCCGAGCGCACGACGAATCCGCAGTCGCTCAAGGAGTTGGTGGAAGGCAAATTCGTGGACGCACTGCGCGCCGTCGCCGCAGGCATGAAGATGACGGAGTTGCACGAGAATCGCACCACCTTCGTACAGGAGGTGAAGAACTCGGTGGCCGAGGACTTGGCGCAGAACGGTTTGGAACTTGAGTCAGTCTCACTGACTGGCCTGGACCAGACCGGGAAAGAGTACTTCAACCCCGACAATGCTTTTGACGCAGAAGGTCTGACTCAGCTGACCCGTCAGATCGAAGAAAAGAAGAAAGTCAGAAACGATATCGAGCGTGAGAACCAGGTGCTGATTGAGCAAAAGAACCTGGAAACCGAACGCCAGTCTCTCGAGATCAAGCGGGATAGTGAGTACGCCCGGTTCGCGCAGGAGCAGGAAGTCGAAATGCGTCGGGCGCAGACCGACGCGATGATCAAGGCGGAGCAGGCGGGCCGAAAGCGCGAATCAGAAGAGGCGGAAATTCAAGCGCAGCGCGACGTCAAGGTTGCCAGGGAGCAGGCGGCCAGAGATGAGCGATCGGCAAAGGTGGCGGCAGAGCGCGACGTGAAGATTGCGTCCCAGGATGCCGAGATCGCCACCTCCCTGAAGTCCCAGGAAGAGTCAGCAGCTGCTGCGGCTGCAGATGCGAAGCGGGCCGAGGCGGTGAAGGCCTCCGAACAGGTGCTTACTGTCCAGCAGGTGGCATCGGCAGAACGCGCCAAGGCGGTTCGCTTGGTGAAAGCGCGCGAAGACGCTGAGGAATCGGCTATTGGCGTGACCGTGGCGGCAGAGGCTGAGAAAGCCGCAGCGGAAGACCAGGCTGAGGCCGTGCGTATCGAAGCGCGTGCGCAGGCCGATGCGATTCGAACGCGAGCGGAGGCCGATGAAAAGCGCCTGGCGGTAGAGGCCGAAGGTGTACGCCTATTGAACGACGCTCGAAACATTCTGGGCTCGGAGCTCATCGGTCTGGATGTCAAGCTGGCCATGATCAACCGCTTGCCGGAGATCATCGCCGAACAGGTCAAGCCCCTCCAGGCCATTGATGGCATCAAGATCATGGACGTGCGGGGACTCAACGGCACAGCTGGTGGGGCGGCCCCCAGCGGGGCAGCTACGCCGGGCTCGGGCAATCTTGCGAATGACATGGTCAACGCGGCACTGGCGTATCGGGCTCAATCGCCTTTGCTTGATGCGCTCGTCAAGGAGCTGGGGCTAAAGGATCTTGCCCAGCTGGCTCAGGCAGTCCCCACGGGCGAAGAACTTGCAGAGGGCGATGAGGCCGACGCGGGCGAGGCACCGCCGGGCCAGCGTCTTGAGACCGACGAGTAG